The following are encoded in a window of Lactobacillus panisapium genomic DNA:
- a CDS encoding SepM family pheromone-processing serine protease: MSDHPKPQGKKTNKKRNWLLAILAVLLVAIGLSWPTDYYIEMPGEAVPINLFMKSKNKKPNNFYLVTVSETTRPASVLRYLLSYTQKFYTRVPKEQLLGDATSSQYQELQNWYMETSQQNAIYYAAKKAGLKPKLNYEGVYVMQVQKNSSFKSKLQIGDTVLGANGKRFHSTEEMIAYFQKMQIGSNVVINVLRNGRERKFTGKIVKVAGTNKPGIGIQLIEHVKITTKPKLSINAGAIGGPSAGLMFTLASYETFTQQNLAKGHKIAGTGTISVKGQVGAIGGVDKKVVAADKAGAEVFFAPTDTTVLKKSESNYAVACKTAKEIKTKMKIVPVGTFEDALNYLNKHYR; encoded by the coding sequence ATGAGCGATCATCCAAAACCACAAGGTAAAAAGACTAACAAAAAACGTAACTGGCTACTCGCCATTTTGGCAGTTTTATTAGTTGCCATCGGGTTAAGCTGGCCAACTGATTACTATATTGAAATGCCAGGAGAAGCTGTTCCCATTAACCTATTTATGAAGAGTAAAAACAAGAAGCCCAATAATTTTTACTTAGTAACGGTTAGTGAAACTACGCGTCCCGCCTCGGTTTTGCGGTACCTATTAAGTTATACGCAAAAGTTTTATACGCGGGTTCCCAAGGAACAATTACTCGGCGATGCCACTAGCAGCCAATACCAAGAATTACAAAATTGGTATATGGAAACAAGTCAGCAAAATGCGATTTACTATGCAGCCAAAAAGGCTGGATTAAAGCCTAAATTGAATTATGAGGGCGTTTATGTCATGCAGGTTCAAAAAAATTCCAGCTTTAAGAGCAAGCTGCAGATTGGAGATACCGTCCTCGGAGCTAATGGCAAAAGATTTCACTCTACTGAGGAAATGATCGCTTATTTTCAAAAAATGCAAATCGGTTCGAATGTCGTTATTAATGTCCTACGCAACGGTCGCGAACGTAAATTTACTGGTAAGATCGTGAAAGTTGCTGGGACGAATAAGCCAGGAATCGGAATCCAATTAATTGAACACGTTAAAATCACGACTAAGCCCAAACTAAGTATTAATGCTGGAGCAATTGGCGGCCCTTCAGCGGGATTAATGTTTACCCTAGCTAGCTATGAAACTTTTACCCAGCAAAACCTGGCAAAAGGTCATAAAATAGCCGGTACGGGAACAATTTCTGTTAAAGGCCAAGTTGGTGCGATTGGCGGCGTAGACAAAAAAGTTGTGGCCGCAGATAAGGCTGGCGCAGAGGTCTTTTTCGCACCAACTGATACCACGGTTTTAAAAAAGAGTGAAAGTAACTACGCGGTTGCTTGTAAAACTGCTAAAGAAATTAAAACTAAGATGAAAATTGTTCCTGTTGGAACCTTTGAAGATGCTTTAAATTATTTAAATAAACATTACCGCTAA
- a CDS encoding helix-hairpin-helix domain-containing protein, translated as MNWKKIKDFLLENKKYVLIAGVAIIAFFLYLHQSQGEQESANNIVKSEPKVVNSTSSVKQDLDDKKQKESTSVNQKTSEVTCDIGGAVKNEGVYTLKNGARLNELIMAAGGLSRNAQLKNVNRALILKDQDKIHIPYRGEKVRGNQIVLSVNESSNSSANNASSEETPDAKEQEKSSKVNINTANAQELQKLNGIGEKKAELIVAYRQKNGQFASIEDIKQISGIGDKTFAALKDQLEV; from the coding sequence ATGAATTGGAAAAAAATCAAAGATTTCCTTCTGGAAAACAAAAAATATGTCTTGATTGCTGGAGTTGCTATTATCGCTTTCTTTTTATATTTACACCAAAGCCAAGGTGAGCAAGAAAGTGCCAACAATATTGTCAAAAGTGAACCCAAAGTGGTTAATTCAACGTCTTCTGTCAAGCAAGATTTAGATGATAAAAAGCAAAAGGAATCAACTTCAGTTAATCAAAAAACAAGTGAGGTAACTTGTGATATTGGGGGAGCAGTTAAAAATGAAGGAGTTTATACTTTAAAAAATGGTGCTCGCTTGAATGAATTGATTATGGCAGCAGGTGGTTTAAGTAGGAATGCTCAATTAAAAAATGTTAACCGGGCATTAATTCTAAAAGATCAAGACAAGATCCACATTCCATATCGCGGAGAAAAAGTGAGAGGCAATCAGATTGTTTTATCAGTTAATGAAAGTTCTAATTCTTCCGCCAATAATGCAAGCAGCGAAGAGACACCAGATGCGAAAGAACAAGAAAAAAGCAGCAAGGTCAATATTAATACAGCCAATGCTCAAGAATTACAAAAGCTAAACGGGATTGGCGAGAAAAAGGCAGAATTAATTGTGGCTTACCGCCAGAAAAACGGCCAGTTTGCTAGTATCGAAGACATAAAGCAGATTTCTGGAATTGGAGACAAGACATTTGCGGCGCTTAAAGATCAACTCGAAGTTTGA